The window AAGAGTTTGATAATTGCAAACATATTCTTTTTTTCGCAAATATAAAAATAATAATACCTTAATTAGCGAATAATTTTGTAAAAATTAAAAATGGCAAACTACGACTTCAAAAAAATAGAAGATAAATGGCAGCAATACTGGAAAGAGAATCAAAATTTCCGGGTAGATATTGACAAGAATAAGCCCAAATATTACGTGCTGGATATGTTCCCTTACCCATCCGGTACAGGTTTGCATGTTGGGCATCCCCTGGGATATATCGCCTCCGATATCGTAACACGTTACAAGCGACTCAAAGGCTTTAATGTGCTGCATCCAATGGGTTTTGACGCTTTTGGCCTTCCGGCTGAACAGTATGCAATACAAACCGGTCAACACCCGGCTATTACGACCGAAAATAATATCAAAAGATACAAAGAGCAGTTATGTAAAATTGGCTTTTCTTTTGATTGGTCACGTGAAGTAAGAACATGCGATCCCAAGTATTACAAATGGACGCAATGGATATTTATACAATTATTTAATTGCTGGTATAACAATGATGCTGATAAAGCTGAACCAATTGTTACGCTGATCAAAAAGTTTGAAACTTCAGGTATAAGCAATGTTAATGCGGCCTCTAATATGAACCATAATTTTAGTGCCGGTGAGTGGAAAAGCATGCCTGAAAAACAGCAGCAGGAAATACTCTTGAGCTACAGGCTGGCTTATCTTGCAGATACCACGGTAAACTGGTGCCCTGAATTGGGAACCGTTCTTTCAAATGAAGAAGTCAAGGATGGTGTGTCTGAACGGGGCGGCCATCCTGTTGTCAGGAAAGAGATGAAAGGTTGGTGTTTGAGGATCACTGCTTATGCAGAGCGTTTGCTGAAGGATTTGGAAAAAATTCACTGGCCGGAGCCTTTAAAGGAGATGCAGCGGAACTGGATTGGAAGGTCGGAAGGAGCAGTGTTAAAATTCGAAATTCGAAATTCGAAATTCGAAATTCGAAATCCAAAATCCAAAATCGAAAATTCAAAATCTGCGGTAGAGATATTCACAACACGCCCTGATACTATTTTTGGAGCTACCTTCATGGTGTTAGCTCCCGAACATGAGTTGGTAGAAAAGATCACAACGGATGAACATAAGAAAGTTGTCAAGGAATATGTTGAATTTGCCAAGAACCGCCCTGAACGTGACAGGTTAAGTTTGCAGACTATCACAGGAGAATTTACAGGTGCATATGCCATACACCCATTTACTAAAGAAAAAATACCTGTCTGGGTTGCAGATTATGTATTAGCCGGTTACGGAACAGGGGCCATCATGGCTGTTCCCGCACATGACAGCCGTGATTATGCCTTTGCTAAACATTTAGTACTTCCAATTAAAGAAGTTATTACCGGAGGTGACGTTACAAAAGGTTCTCACGATGATCCCAATGGAACGCTTATTAATTCTGATTTTCTAAATGGCTTAAATGTTGACCAGGCCATTAAGAAAACAATAGAAAAAGCTGAAAGAGCAGGCATTGGTAAGGGAAAAGTAAACTATAAGCTTCGTGATGCTATTTTTAGCCGTCAGCGTTATTGGGGCGAACCATTCCCCATCTATTTTAAGAATGGGATGCCTTATGTTATTGACCACGCAGATTTACCGCTAATACTCCCTGAAATTGATGAATATAAACCTACTGAAACGGGTAAACCTCCTTTAGGAAGGGCTAAAAACTGGAAATACAAAGGAAAATATCCACTTGAATTGAGTACAATGCCTGGCTGGGCCGGATCTTCGTGGTACTATTTGAGGTACATGGATGCAGGTAACGAAAAAGAATTTGTTTCAAAACAGTGTGTGGACTATTGGCAGAATATTGATTTTTACATAGGCGGTGCAGAACATGCCACGGGGCACTTGCTGTACGTCCGGTTCTGGACTAAATTTTTGCACGACCTGGGCTATCTTCCTTTTAATGAGCCTGCTAAAAAGCTCATCAACCAGGGAATGATCCAGGGACGGTCAAATTTTGTTTACAGGATCAGGGGAACTAACAAATTCGTATCCTATAATCTTCGCAAAAAACATAAAACTACTGCACTGCATGTGGATGTGAATTTTTTGGAAAATGATGTGCTGGACCTAAAAGTTTTCAGGAAATGGCGTCCGGAATTTGCAGATGCTGAATTTATCCTTGAGGATGGCAAATATATATGCGGGGTAGAAATAGAAAAAATGTCAAAATCCAAGCATAATATTGTGACCCCGGATGATGTTATTGAAAAATATGGCGCTGATACCTTGCGATTGTATGAAATGTTCCTTGGCCCGTTAGAACAGTTCAAACCCTGGAATACCCATGGCATAGAAGGCGTACTTAAATTTCTGAAAAAATTATGGATGTTATTCCATAATGATAAGGGTGATTTTATTGTGTCTGAAGAGGAACCGACAAAGGAAGAATTAAAAATAATTCATAAAACCATAAAAAAAGTTGAAGAAGATATAGAGAGGTATTCTTTTAATACTTCTGTGAGTACGTTTATGATATGTGTTAATGAATTAATGGAACTGAAGTGTAACAAAAAAGCCATATTACAAGACCTGGTGATCATTCTTTCTCCTTTTGCCCCGCATATTGCAGAAGAGCTTTGGGAGAGAATCAACATAAATGTTGATGCACAAAAAGCTTCATTTCCAAAATGGAGTGATAAATACCTGGCAGAAGACAGCTATGAATATCCCGTGTCTGTAAATGGCAAACTGCGGGCTAAAATAACTTTTCCCCTGGGCCTTTCCAATAAACAAATTGAAAAAGAAGTGCTGGCATCTGAAAAAATACAGAAATGGGTTGAAGGTAAGACGCCTAAGAAGGTGATCGTAGTGCCTAAGAAGATCGTGAATGTGGTGGTGTGAATTGGATTCTTGATTCTTGATTTTGAAACCACTAATTACACGAATTACACTAATTAAGAATTTCACTAATGTGGAATTAAAAATGAGCAAGGTGAAAAAGAAAAACTTTAATATTTTATATTTTACTATGTTAATTTTTACAATCAGCAGTTGTCAGGTTTCTGGTTATCAGTTTGGTGCAAAATCATATCAACCAAGAATAGTTGATGAAATTAGAAAAGATGAAGTTTCAAAAAATGATTTTATATTTTGTATTTATCCTAAATTTAAAAACACACAATGTAAATTATTTATCAATGATGCAATAGTATTAGATTCAGTAATAAACCTTAATAATTTAGGTTTATTTGCACGTAGATGTAATACATTTGGCCCAAAAAAGATCTTATTAAGGTTAAAATTAAATGAATCAGACAAATTATTCTTACAAATTGGAAAAAGAAAAAAGAAAGAAATACTATGGGATAATAATTACCGAAGAATAATTCTGAAGAAAAGATGTGGAATTTTAAGACTTTCTTCTTTTAAAAAAATAGAAGGTTTTATTTGATCAGCTAGTACGCGTTTTTAGTGTAATTCGTGTAATTAGTGGTTTCGGATTTTGAATTTTGGATGTTTGACCCCGACTTTGTCGGGGCAGGTATTGGATGTTTGATATATTACTAAATTGTTGATATATGCATAAAATTGTTATTTTTTATTTCACAATTAACCCTGTCTTAGCTCAAGACACCTTATCTATCTCTATCGTTAATCCATCCAAAGCGCAAGAAAAATGGACATTTACCGTCTCATCAGAGTCTCCCGCAGGGGACTCTGATGGGACAGAAGAAAAATGGACATTTGAATTGTTTTACGGTGGACTCGTATATAATGTTCCAATGCGTCTTAATATTAAGCAAAGGGGTGAAGAGGTTTTGCGAATTAAGGCAAAATATGCCTCAGAATCACTAACCAACCTCCCTCTCTATTGGTTGTGGCGGTTTAGCCGTTGGTCGGGAAATGCCTCCTGGGAGCTTGAGGGCATCCATCTCAAGCTGTTTCTAAAGAATAAACCGAAAGAAGTGGAAAATTTCGATATCTCGCATGGATTTAATCTGTTGAACATTAATCGTAGCTGGAAATATCAAGGGTACTTTTTCAGAGCAGGAGGAGGAGTGGTGCTGGCTCATCCTGAAAGTACGATAAGAGAAAAAAGGCTTGATGAACATGAAGGAATTTTTAATACGGGATATTATATTAGCGGGCCCAGCATTAATCTGGGAATTAGCAAACACTTCTATTTTTCAAAGAAATTTTTTCTTTCTGCCGAAATTAAAACTTCTGTTTCCTATGCTAATGTCCCTATAAATGACGGAAACGCAGATGTCTATAATACTGCAATTCACGTTATTTTGGGATTGGGCTACACTTTTATTGATAAAGAAAAATAGTTGAGAAATTAGCGCGGGGGGGGCTGATTTATTTATTCATAATTATTTCATACATTAAAGCCTGAGTTTCTTTTTTACTTCCTCAAGAGAGATGCCTTCTCCTCTATTTTTTTGTTTTAGTGATTTTCTTAATTCTTCCTCTATTTCAGGTCGTAATTCAAGCCCATTATCAGGGTCAATGATTTCATAGATTGCCTCTTTGATAAAGCTTTTTAGCTCTCCTACTGTTATATCGCTTAATTTCTTATCTGTAGTAACTGTTGACATTTTTATTTATTAATAATAACTTATTTAAATATGTAAAGGTATGAAGAAAAACCATAACAAAAAAATCTTTTTTCTATTTTATGTGTTATAGGTATTTTCAGGGTTTGGTGATCTGAAGTTATTACTCCTAAGAGTACATTTGCCTGCTGCCTGCTGCTACT is drawn from Cytophagales bacterium and contains these coding sequences:
- a CDS encoding leucine--tRNA ligase, with the translated sequence MANYDFKKIEDKWQQYWKENQNFRVDIDKNKPKYYVLDMFPYPSGTGLHVGHPLGYIASDIVTRYKRLKGFNVLHPMGFDAFGLPAEQYAIQTGQHPAITTENNIKRYKEQLCKIGFSFDWSREVRTCDPKYYKWTQWIFIQLFNCWYNNDADKAEPIVTLIKKFETSGISNVNAASNMNHNFSAGEWKSMPEKQQQEILLSYRLAYLADTTVNWCPELGTVLSNEEVKDGVSERGGHPVVRKEMKGWCLRITAYAERLLKDLEKIHWPEPLKEMQRNWIGRSEGAVLKFEIRNSKFEIRNPKSKIENSKSAVEIFTTRPDTIFGATFMVLAPEHELVEKITTDEHKKVVKEYVEFAKNRPERDRLSLQTITGEFTGAYAIHPFTKEKIPVWVADYVLAGYGTGAIMAVPAHDSRDYAFAKHLVLPIKEVITGGDVTKGSHDDPNGTLINSDFLNGLNVDQAIKKTIEKAERAGIGKGKVNYKLRDAIFSRQRYWGEPFPIYFKNGMPYVIDHADLPLILPEIDEYKPTETGKPPLGRAKNWKYKGKYPLELSTMPGWAGSSWYYLRYMDAGNEKEFVSKQCVDYWQNIDFYIGGAEHATGHLLYVRFWTKFLHDLGYLPFNEPAKKLINQGMIQGRSNFVYRIRGTNKFVSYNLRKKHKTTALHVDVNFLENDVLDLKVFRKWRPEFADAEFILEDGKYICGVEIEKMSKSKHNIVTPDDVIEKYGADTLRLYEMFLGPLEQFKPWNTHGIEGVLKFLKKLWMLFHNDKGDFIVSEEEPTKEELKIIHKTIKKVEEDIERYSFNTSVSTFMICVNELMELKCNKKAILQDLVIILSPFAPHIAEELWERININVDAQKASFPKWSDKYLAEDSYEYPVSVNGKLRAKITFPLGLSNKQIEKEVLASEKIQKWVEGKTPKKVIVVPKKIVNVVV